From the genome of Haloferax mediterranei ATCC 33500, one region includes:
- a CDS encoding DUF7289 family protein, translating into MILNVLKRRVFDTETDTDATTEERRYQIRATVPPPSGGGGDQKGNRRGGSRRSTNRRDDRAQSEVMGIALLIGIIVLAGTMLVIFGAAAVSEQEGTVATSQAERGFEQLDTRTSRVALGDASSQQVDLGFVDNVGHAYSNDEGWIRVTNHPADGNETEVTNTSLGTVFYQRDETTVAYQGGGVWRSDGEGSAMLSRPEFHYNDGTLTLPIVSVDGDSGLTDRVHITKNGTSVRKFPDSSRGLTNRLESGTTNVTVQSDYYEAWGQYFEENTRGVVTYNHSAEQVTVTFFALPDIRKFDVGIIATSDTGELSVEGTGAYIDSYDSSQGDYASTNSADGSIRSAGNVFTSGDALIDGDVAAGGVVDLDGNSNISGDVEWTKEPEPDATEKTKIDGNVTRIDGVDSVSPIDDFVEAYAERVRTDADNDETPHITNNELSISNSPAEIGTGDYYLHNMNLDDETLILNTTEGDVRIVVRDWAKLESGNLTVVGNGTVHLVVQSQNETTVNPTGLGSRDVNLHVGKKSDVHVPGEDANRLVLFAPRDFRATVAGSNSHRASFDGVIFAPAGSDGPGYVYVKQAHVYGLVMTGNLTAGQYGAIHYDRGLEDTLTGGSPLSELEYLHVAVHRTHIRSA; encoded by the coding sequence ATGATTCTTAACGTACTCAAACGACGAGTTTTCGATACAGAGACGGATACGGACGCGACGACCGAAGAGCGGCGGTACCAGATTCGGGCTACGGTACCACCGCCGTCCGGTGGAGGAGGCGACCAGAAGGGCAACCGTCGAGGAGGAAGCCGCAGGAGCACCAACCGGCGCGACGACCGGGCGCAATCGGAGGTCATGGGCATCGCACTACTCATCGGCATCATCGTCCTCGCGGGAACCATGCTCGTTATCTTCGGCGCGGCGGCCGTTAGCGAGCAGGAGGGAACCGTTGCCACCTCGCAGGCGGAGCGCGGATTCGAGCAGCTTGACACGCGCACGAGTCGCGTGGCTCTCGGCGACGCATCCTCCCAACAGGTGGACCTCGGGTTCGTAGATAACGTCGGGCACGCATACAGCAACGACGAGGGATGGATACGCGTTACCAACCATCCGGCGGATGGCAACGAGACCGAGGTGACGAACACCTCGCTCGGGACCGTCTTCTACCAGCGCGACGAGACGACCGTCGCGTATCAGGGCGGCGGCGTCTGGCGCTCGGACGGTGAAGGGTCGGCCATGCTCTCGCGACCGGAGTTCCACTACAACGACGGCACGCTGACCCTCCCCATCGTCTCTGTTGACGGCGATTCGGGGTTGACCGACCGCGTGCACATCACGAAGAACGGGACGTCGGTGCGGAAATTCCCGGACTCGAGTCGGGGCCTGACCAACAGGCTCGAAAGCGGGACAACCAACGTGACCGTCCAGAGCGACTACTACGAGGCGTGGGGTCAGTACTTCGAGGAGAATACGAGAGGCGTCGTGACGTACAACCACTCCGCCGAGCAGGTGACAGTGACGTTCTTCGCGCTCCCGGACATCCGCAAGTTCGACGTGGGTATCATCGCCACCTCCGACACGGGCGAGTTGTCTGTCGAGGGTACCGGCGCGTACATAGACAGCTACGACTCCTCACAGGGTGACTACGCGTCGACGAACTCGGCTGACGGGTCGATTCGGTCCGCTGGCAACGTCTTTACGTCCGGTGACGCGCTCATCGACGGAGATGTCGCGGCTGGCGGTGTCGTCGATCTGGACGGTAACTCGAACATAAGCGGGGACGTCGAGTGGACCAAAGAACCCGAACCCGACGCCACGGAGAAGACGAAGATAGACGGGAACGTCACCCGAATCGACGGCGTCGACTCGGTCTCGCCTATCGACGACTTCGTCGAAGCGTACGCCGAACGGGTCCGAACCGACGCCGATAACGACGAGACACCACACATCACGAACAACGAACTCTCGATTTCGAACTCGCCGGCAGAAATCGGGACGGGAGACTACTACCTCCACAACATGAATCTCGACGACGAGACGCTCATATTGAACACCACGGAGGGTGATGTCCGAATCGTCGTCCGCGACTGGGCCAAACTGGAGTCGGGGAACCTCACGGTCGTCGGTAACGGCACCGTCCACCTCGTCGTCCAGAGTCAGAACGAGACGACAGTCAACCCGACCGGGCTGGGCTCCAGAGACGTAAATCTCCACGTCGGGAAGAAATCCGACGTTCACGTCCCCGGCGAGGATGCGAACCGTCTCGTCCTCTTCGCACCTCGGGACTTCAGGGCGACCGTCGCGGGGTCGAACAGCCACAGAGCGAGCTTTGACGGCGTCATCTTCGCTCCCGCGGGTTCGGACGGACCCGGGTACGTCTACGTCAAACAGGCCCACGTCTACGGTCTCGTCATGACCGGGAATCTGACCGCCGGACAGTACGGCGCTATCCACTACGACCGCGGCCTCGAAGACACGCTGACGGGTGGGTCACCGCTCTCCGAACTCGAATATCTGCACGTCGCCGTCCACCGCACCCACATCAGAAGCGCGTAG
- a CDS encoding VOC family protein has translation MTSLPAHHVGITVRDLESMVEFYRDILGLSVIDRFEVSGEAFSTAVDVADATGRFAHLDGGDVRVELVEYDPVGDDRPKPVLNQPGATHLGFSVDDVDAVVDDFPPDVETLSEPRTTASGTRIVFVRDPEGNPIELLEA, from the coding sequence GTGACTTCCCTTCCCGCACACCACGTCGGCATTACCGTTCGCGACCTCGAATCGATGGTCGAGTTCTACCGCGACATCCTCGGGCTATCGGTTATCGACCGATTCGAGGTGAGCGGTGAGGCGTTTTCCACAGCGGTCGACGTTGCCGATGCAACGGGGCGATTCGCTCACCTCGACGGTGGCGACGTTCGCGTCGAACTCGTCGAGTACGACCCTGTCGGTGACGACCGACCGAAACCGGTCCTGAACCAACCCGGTGCGACCCACCTCGGCTTCTCGGTCGATGACGTAGACGCCGTCGTCGACGACTTTCCGCCGGATGTCGAGACGCTCAGCGAGCCACGGACAACAGCGAGTGGAACCCGAATCGTGTTCGTCCGCGACCCGGAAGGAAACCCCATCGAACTCCTCGAAGCCTGA
- a CDS encoding PAS domain S-box protein: MNNSPLDSLDARAIALAYLVFGVVGMLGGELFLFLVFGTPLAPMETLQKGLFFIGISSVLVGILAAWKDRQIERQQASVRSSLNQLKSVLDASPVAILAVTPDGRVTRWNEAASETFGWKRHEVVGELLPIIADDRREEVEALLQQSIEEGGLSNHPVERRRKDGEKREFLLSTALVRDADGEVTEIVGVFVDITEQKRREHRLREFEMAVEQAGHAICLTQPDGEITYVNPAFEHITGYNREEATGKTPSILKSGEMDDSYYDTLWETIKSGSTWQEKIVDQRKNGEFYTASQTIAPIAKDGEILGYVAIQSDITESKLIRQRLGVLNRMLRHNLRNRVNVVEGYAEMIRTNAADEELVSAADNILKASGELVTLADKAQTVTDLLEADEAARSIRDIVDTSVSRAESRYPDATVELNIEPDCAAQVDNRIGVAIDELVANALEHGGETVRIDVSLSSSDEAKLVIRVSDDGPGLPESEWNVIQRGEETPLKHGTGMGLWLVHWIVTKAGGSMQLDSTNLGGASVVLELPVGVADDTKRSERQSGH, translated from the coding sequence ATGAATAATTCACCGCTCGATAGCCTGGATGCCCGAGCTATCGCCCTCGCGTATCTGGTCTTCGGGGTGGTCGGGATGTTGGGCGGTGAGCTGTTCCTCTTTCTCGTCTTCGGTACTCCGCTGGCGCCGATGGAGACACTGCAGAAAGGACTGTTCTTCATCGGTATCTCGAGCGTGCTCGTGGGCATCCTCGCCGCCTGGAAGGACCGACAAATCGAACGGCAACAAGCGTCGGTTCGGTCCTCGTTGAACCAGCTAAAGAGCGTCCTCGACGCGTCTCCAGTCGCGATACTCGCGGTCACGCCCGACGGGCGAGTGACCCGCTGGAACGAGGCCGCCTCGGAGACGTTCGGGTGGAAGAGACACGAAGTCGTGGGCGAGTTACTGCCCATTATCGCTGACGACCGGCGAGAGGAGGTCGAAGCGCTTCTTCAGCAGTCTATCGAGGAAGGAGGACTCTCGAATCATCCGGTCGAGCGTCGGCGAAAGGATGGAGAGAAACGAGAGTTCCTCCTTTCGACAGCGTTGGTTCGTGATGCCGATGGTGAAGTGACAGAGATTGTCGGCGTCTTCGTCGACATCACGGAACAAAAGCGCAGAGAACACCGCCTTCGGGAGTTCGAGATGGCTGTCGAACAGGCAGGACACGCAATCTGTCTCACCCAACCGGATGGAGAAATCACGTACGTCAACCCGGCATTCGAGCACATCACGGGGTACAATCGAGAAGAGGCGACCGGGAAGACGCCGTCGATACTCAAGTCAGGAGAGATGGATGATTCGTACTACGACACGCTTTGGGAGACCATCAAATCGGGTTCGACGTGGCAAGAGAAAATCGTCGACCAACGGAAGAACGGTGAGTTCTACACGGCGAGTCAAACCATCGCACCGATAGCGAAGGATGGTGAAATCCTCGGCTACGTCGCAATCCAGTCGGATATCACCGAGTCGAAGTTGATTCGACAACGTCTGGGTGTGTTAAACCGGATGTTGCGTCATAACCTCCGAAACAGGGTGAACGTCGTCGAAGGGTACGCCGAGATGATTCGCACTAATGCAGCCGACGAGGAACTCGTCAGTGCGGCAGACAACATCCTCAAGGCGTCGGGCGAGTTGGTCACGCTCGCCGACAAAGCCCAGACAGTGACGGACCTCCTCGAAGCGGACGAGGCCGCCCGAAGCATACGCGACATCGTCGATACGAGCGTCAGTCGGGCCGAATCACGCTACCCCGATGCGACGGTCGAGCTGAATATCGAGCCGGACTGCGCAGCACAGGTCGACAACCGCATCGGCGTCGCCATCGACGAACTGGTGGCGAACGCACTCGAACACGGTGGAGAAACCGTCCGCATCGACGTGTCTCTGAGCTCCAGCGACGAAGCGAAACTCGTTATTCGGGTGAGCGACGACGGACCGGGACTCCCCGAATCGGAGTGGAACGTCATCCAACGAGGCGAAGAAACCCCACTCAAACACGGAACGGGAATGGGTCTGTGGCTCGTCCACTGGATAGTCACGAAAGCGGGCGGGAGTATGCAGTTAGACTCGACAAACCTCGGAGGCGCGTCGGTCGTGCTTGAACTTCCCGTCGGTGTTGCGGATGACACGAAGCGTTCGGAGCGTCAATCCGGACATTGA
- a CDS encoding DUF7350 domain-containing protein: protein MRRRDAIKTLGIGALTATAGCLGGFEQQSAWRDPPLVEDRPDAVYLPAITEGMKMYGKTTTGPFGVALTYSYPHRFWTVAGTELQKTVVEADDSLHLMASLWDKETGTVLPIDAGLTIEVLRDGDFVTEELAYPMLSQQMGMHYGSNYVLDGQGDYEARVHIGTVSKSLHTTGAFADRFESAETASFEFSFNTDKLYDVELKRLGDKAGSRGAVPAMEMMGVPTGKAKGIDELPGTHLGRKTSADAFFDAFVVDDGARFDVDGSYVYVSARTPHNGFILPMMGIRATVERGGTTVVDGDRLRPTLDPEIGYHYGLAADTVESGDTVTLEVDVPPQVARHDGYETAFWSFDTMQFDI from the coding sequence ATGAGACGACGAGACGCCATTAAGACGCTCGGAATTGGTGCACTCACCGCGACCGCAGGGTGTCTCGGTGGGTTCGAACAACAGTCCGCGTGGCGCGACCCCCCGCTCGTCGAGGACCGACCCGATGCGGTGTACCTCCCTGCAATCACCGAAGGGATGAAGATGTACGGGAAGACGACCACCGGCCCCTTCGGCGTGGCGCTCACCTACTCCTACCCGCACCGCTTTTGGACCGTCGCTGGGACGGAACTACAGAAAACTGTCGTCGAGGCCGACGACTCGCTGCACCTCATGGCATCGCTGTGGGACAAGGAGACGGGAACCGTCCTGCCGATTGATGCGGGCCTCACAATCGAAGTCCTCCGTGACGGCGACTTCGTGACCGAGGAACTCGCCTATCCGATGCTCTCGCAGCAGATGGGCATGCACTACGGCTCGAACTACGTTCTCGACGGCCAAGGCGACTACGAGGCCCGAGTCCACATCGGCACCGTCTCGAAATCTCTCCACACGACGGGGGCGTTCGCCGACCGGTTCGAATCGGCCGAGACGGCTTCCTTCGAGTTCTCGTTCAACACCGACAAACTCTACGACGTCGAACTCAAGCGCCTCGGCGACAAGGCCGGTTCTCGCGGCGCGGTTCCTGCGATGGAGATGATGGGCGTCCCGACCGGGAAGGCGAAGGGAATCGACGAACTCCCTGGGACGCATCTCGGCCGGAAGACGAGTGCCGACGCCTTCTTCGACGCGTTTGTCGTCGACGACGGCGCTCGATTCGATGTCGACGGTTCGTACGTCTACGTCTCGGCCCGAACCCCGCACAACGGGTTCATCCTGCCGATGATGGGTATCCGCGCAACCGTCGAGCGGGGCGGAACGACCGTCGTCGACGGCGACCGACTCCGGCCGACGCTCGACCCCGAAATCGGGTATCACTACGGGCTCGCGGCCGACACTGTCGAATCCGGAGACACCGTGACGCTCGAAGTCGACGTTCCACCGCAGGTCGCCCGTCACGACGGCTACGAGACTGCATTCTGGTCGTTCGACACGATGCAGTTCGATATCTGA
- a CDS encoding heavy metal translocating P-type ATPase gives MSEYDGRDLDDGTGSSTAPPDDCGCDGACDADADTSASTGSGEELSPPKSGSDTARAEFGVPEMDCPSCAGKVESSVRRLDGIDDIDPRVTTGRLVVDYDPNRTTVDDIRTNIEGAGYAVEDEPSTRRITLSVPDMDCPSCAGKVENALADTSGVLDYETRPTTGKAVVTVAADARPETVVAAIENAGYEVTGTDADELVGDGDTGDADAEHESVWRSSRAVKTWVSGGFLAAGITAEYLLGLELVVASVLGVSFTLAEVLYIVGTAIGGQAILRNGYYSARNRSLDIDFLMSVAILSAVTASLISSPTSLYFEAATLAFLFSVSELLERYSMDRTRNSLRELMDLSPDEATVRRDGTETVVPVEELEVGDVVVVKPGEKIPVDGSVLSGDSAVNQAPITGESVPVDKTPGDEVYAGTVNEAGYLEVRVESVAGDDTLSRIVSMVEDAQANKTEREQFVERFSSYYTPVMVVVAIGVAAIPPLAFELNWVTWFVYGITMLVLACPCAFVISTPVSVVSGITSAARNGVLIKGGTHLEAMGSVEAIAVDKTGTLTKGELTVTDIVPVNGYSEDDVLRCARGLESRSEHPIGEAIVSHAEGNGVAGREIDEFESITGKGVRADLDGIPHFAGKPGFFEELGFDLGHVHVTDASDSLSEEVRALCDKQGCLNLVEDTIPRLQAEGKTVVIVGTEDEIEGIVAVADEVRPDARATVEQLREFGLSVVMLTGDNEGTARAIAEQVGVDDFRAGLLPEDKVTAVEGLLDEYESVAMVGDGINDAPALATATVGVAMGAAGTDTALETADIALMADDLSKLPYLYELSHQANNVIRQNIWASLAIKAVLAIGVPLGYVTVALAVLAGDAGMTLGVTGNAMRLARIRPDE, from the coding sequence ATGAGCGAATACGATGGGCGTGACCTGGACGACGGGACGGGTTCGTCCACAGCACCACCGGACGACTGCGGGTGTGATGGTGCCTGCGATGCCGACGCTGATACGTCGGCTTCGACCGGTTCCGGTGAGGAGTTGAGTCCTCCCAAGTCCGGTAGCGACACCGCCCGCGCGGAGTTCGGTGTCCCGGAGATGGATTGCCCTTCCTGCGCCGGGAAAGTCGAGTCCAGTGTCCGCCGACTCGACGGTATCGACGATATCGACCCGCGGGTGACGACTGGTCGCCTCGTCGTGGATTACGACCCCAATCGGACCACGGTCGACGATATCCGGACCAACATCGAGGGTGCAGGCTACGCCGTCGAGGACGAACCATCGACCCGCCGGATTACACTCTCGGTTCCCGATATGGACTGTCCGTCCTGTGCGGGGAAGGTCGAAAATGCACTCGCAGACACGTCCGGCGTACTCGACTACGAGACGCGCCCGACGACGGGGAAGGCTGTCGTCACCGTCGCAGCAGACGCTCGGCCGGAGACCGTCGTCGCCGCCATCGAAAACGCCGGCTACGAGGTCACCGGCACCGATGCTGACGAACTCGTCGGAGACGGCGACACCGGCGACGCTGACGCCGAACACGAGAGCGTCTGGCGGAGTTCCCGCGCCGTAAAGACCTGGGTTAGTGGCGGCTTCCTCGCGGCGGGTATCACCGCCGAGTACCTCCTCGGACTCGAACTCGTCGTCGCGTCCGTCCTCGGTGTCTCGTTCACGCTCGCCGAGGTGCTCTACATCGTCGGTACCGCCATCGGCGGCCAAGCCATCCTCAGAAACGGCTATTACTCGGCGCGGAACCGGAGTCTCGACATCGACTTCCTGATGTCGGTGGCGATTCTCAGCGCCGTCACCGCGAGTCTCATCTCGTCGCCGACAAGCCTCTACTTCGAGGCGGCGACGCTCGCGTTCCTCTTTAGCGTCTCCGAACTCCTCGAACGCTACTCGATGGACCGCACGCGGAACTCCCTTCGTGAGTTGATGGACCTCTCGCCCGACGAGGCGACGGTTCGCCGCGACGGCACAGAAACCGTCGTTCCGGTCGAAGAACTCGAAGTCGGCGACGTGGTCGTCGTCAAACCCGGCGAGAAAATCCCGGTCGACGGGAGCGTGCTTTCGGGCGACAGCGCCGTTAATCAGGCCCCTATCACCGGCGAGTCGGTTCCGGTGGACAAGACACCGGGCGACGAAGTGTACGCCGGAACCGTCAACGAAGCGGGCTATCTCGAAGTTCGCGTCGAATCCGTCGCGGGCGACGACACGCTCTCGCGCATCGTCTCGATGGTCGAGGACGCGCAGGCGAACAAGACCGAACGCGAGCAGTTCGTCGAGCGATTCTCGTCGTACTACACGCCGGTCATGGTCGTCGTCGCAATCGGTGTCGCCGCGATTCCGCCGCTCGCGTTCGAATTGAACTGGGTGACGTGGTTCGTATATGGTATCACGATGCTCGTCCTCGCGTGTCCGTGTGCGTTCGTCATCTCGACGCCCGTCTCCGTCGTCTCCGGTATCACCTCGGCGGCCCGCAACGGCGTGCTCATCAAGGGCGGCACGCATCTCGAAGCGATGGGGTCGGTCGAAGCTATCGCCGTCGACAAGACGGGCACGCTGACCAAGGGTGAACTCACCGTCACCGACATTGTCCCGGTCAACGGGTACTCGGAAGACGACGTGCTCCGGTGCGCCCGCGGTCTCGAATCGCGGAGCGAACACCCCATCGGCGAGGCCATCGTCTCCCACGCCGAGGGGAACGGCGTCGCCGGTCGGGAAATTGACGAGTTCGAGAGTATCACCGGCAAAGGCGTCCGCGCCGACCTCGATGGCATCCCGCACTTCGCTGGTAAACCCGGATTCTTCGAGGAACTCGGATTCGACCTCGGCCACGTCCACGTCACCGATGCATCCGACTCACTCTCCGAGGAGGTCCGTGCACTCTGTGACAAGCAGGGCTGTCTCAATCTCGTTGAGGACACAATTCCCCGTCTTCAAGCCGAGGGGAAGACGGTGGTTATCGTCGGGACGGAAGACGAAATTGAAGGTATCGTCGCCGTCGCCGACGAGGTTCGTCCGGACGCCCGAGCGACCGTGGAACAACTCCGTGAGTTTGGCCTTTCGGTGGTCATGCTCACTGGCGACAACGAAGGAACCGCCCGCGCCATCGCTGAACAGGTCGGTGTCGACGACTTCCGCGCTGGCCTGCTTCCGGAGGACAAAGTCACCGCCGTCGAGGGACTTCTCGACGAGTACGAGTCGGTCGCGATGGTCGGCGACGGCATCAACGACGCACCGGCGCTCGCCACCGCAACCGTCGGTGTGGCTATGGGTGCCGCCGGAACCGACACCGCGCTTGAGACAGCCGATATCGCGCTCATGGCCGACGACCTCTCGAAGCTCCCGTACCTCTACGAGCTATCCCATCAGGCGAATAACGTCATCCGACAGAACATCTGGGCGTCGCTCGCGATTAAGGCCGTCCTCGCCATTGGTGTGCCCCTTGGGTACGTCACCGTCGCACTCGCTGTTCTCGCGGGTGACGCCGGGATGACTCTCGGCGTGACAGGCAACGCGATGCGACTCGCCCGGATTCGGCCGGACGAGTAG
- a CDS encoding high-potential iron-sulfur protein, with amino-acid sequence MADDQRTRRRFMWLTGTAAMAGLAGCSGDGGETETEAPTTTTSASSTGGVPAAYATATSLDGTQRNPDSLSSQEAVSYQDQPKDGQQCSNCRFYIEDKNDDGLGACAIVEGKVAPDGYCVSYVAYEG; translated from the coding sequence ATGGCAGACGACCAGCGCACACGACGACGGTTCATGTGGCTCACTGGAACCGCAGCAATGGCCGGTCTCGCCGGTTGTTCCGGCGATGGCGGTGAAACGGAGACAGAAGCCCCCACGACGACCACGTCGGCAAGCTCGACCGGTGGCGTCCCGGCAGCGTACGCGACTGCGACCTCTCTCGACGGGACCCAACGAAACCCCGATAGCCTCTCCTCGCAGGAGGCTGTCTCGTATCAGGACCAGCCCAAAGACGGGCAACAGTGCTCAAACTGCCGGTTCTACATCGAGGACAAGAACGACGACGGCCTCGGCGCGTGCGCGATTGTCGAAGGCAAAGTCGCACCCGACGGGTATTGCGTCTCGTACGTGGCGTACGAAGGATAG
- a CDS encoding FAD-dependent oxidoreductase has translation MSAEPFVVVGGDAAGLSAASKFLRIAPDREVIVFEKGRWVSYAHCGTPYFVKGEVEQLTDLLSLSPEQAEERGIDLRREHEVVAVDTDRQVVTVEGPDGRFEQPYSDLLVSTGARATTEPIEGFELDGAFKLHGLDDAAAIRSFLTDPEEASLDALGGGGLVDAERATHFAEMAPPESVAIVGGGFVGVEMAEALSAYDLDVHLFQRSGHVLKSFGEAVGEEVEAHLREQGVSLHLGEPVERLRSDGTGRIEAVVCPERELAVDGAMVGIGLRPNVELVSDQVELGETGAIKIDEYGRTSAEHVYAAGDCAEITHTVTGEPTWNTLGLPANRAGRAIGQTVAGVPEPVGTVAETSVVKAFDLECGRAGLIDLEEARDAGFDPVSETITAGSRSGYYPGAAETTVTLVADRDTGRLLGGSIVGTDRAAVRIDTVATALAAELTVEEVERLDLGYAPPFSPVWDPVLTAAKVLRGSM, from the coding sequence ATGTCTGCCGAGCCATTCGTCGTCGTCGGCGGTGACGCCGCAGGTCTCTCCGCCGCGAGCAAATTCTTGCGAATTGCTCCGGACCGCGAGGTTATCGTCTTCGAGAAGGGTCGGTGGGTCTCCTACGCTCACTGTGGAACGCCCTACTTCGTGAAAGGAGAGGTCGAACAGCTCACCGACCTGCTTTCGCTGTCGCCCGAACAGGCCGAAGAACGGGGTATCGACCTCCGGCGCGAACACGAGGTCGTCGCGGTCGACACCGACAGGCAGGTCGTCACGGTCGAGGGGCCGGACGGGCGGTTCGAACAGCCGTACAGCGACCTTCTCGTGTCGACGGGCGCGAGAGCGACCACAGAGCCTATCGAAGGGTTCGAACTCGACGGCGCGTTCAAACTGCACGGTCTCGACGACGCGGCGGCGATTCGGTCGTTCCTCACCGACCCGGAAGAAGCATCGCTCGACGCCCTCGGCGGCGGCGGTTTAGTCGATGCGGAACGCGCCACCCACTTCGCCGAGATGGCCCCGCCGGAGTCGGTCGCCATCGTCGGCGGTGGCTTCGTCGGCGTCGAGATGGCGGAAGCTCTCTCGGCGTACGACCTCGACGTGCACCTGTTTCAGCGTTCTGGCCACGTGCTCAAGTCCTTCGGCGAGGCGGTCGGCGAGGAGGTCGAAGCACACCTCCGAGAACAGGGCGTCTCGCTTCATCTCGGCGAACCAGTCGAGCGACTCCGAAGCGACGGCACGGGCCGCATTGAGGCTGTCGTCTGCCCCGAGCGAGAACTGGCCGTCGACGGCGCAATGGTCGGTATCGGCCTCCGCCCGAACGTCGAACTCGTTTCCGACCAGGTCGAACTCGGCGAGACCGGGGCAATCAAAATCGACGAGTACGGCCGGACGAGCGCCGAACACGTCTACGCGGCGGGCGACTGCGCCGAAATCACACACACCGTCACCGGTGAACCAACGTGGAACACGCTCGGACTCCCAGCCAACCGCGCCGGTCGAGCTATCGGACAGACCGTCGCCGGAGTACCCGAACCGGTCGGAACAGTCGCCGAAACGTCAGTCGTGAAGGCGTTTGACCTCGAATGTGGCCGAGCCGGGCTTATCGACCTCGAAGAGGCTCGTGACGCTGGCTTCGACCCCGTCTCGGAGACTATCACTGCAGGCTCGCGCTCCGGCTACTATCCCGGTGCCGCGGAGACGACCGTGACGCTCGTCGCTGACCGGGATACGGGTCGGTTGCTCGGCGGGAGTATCGTCGGTACCGACCGCGCCGCCGTCAGAATCGACACCGTCGCCACAGCACTCGCTGCCGAATTGACTGTCGAAGAAGTCGAACGACTGGACCTCGGGTATGCTCCGCCGTTCAGCCCCGTCTGGGACCCGGTGTTGACCGCGGCTAAAGTCCTTCGTGGGTCGATGTAA
- a CDS encoding DMT family transporter encodes MNGRVAACLFLLLGTLWGSSFVAIEIGLEYFPPLHFAALRYYLAGLIVLGYAAVSTDYWRPHTRTDWTLVGIAGALLIGGHHAFLYLGQEHVPGAVAAIVISLGPVLTALFATGLFGDRISGLGIVGFVLGFVGVGFVAQPDPNALFSSDVVGVGIVFVASACFALGAVLTRPFSSNIPARTLQAWAMLLGAALLHLTGVVTNESLAAIEWTGTAVGSLVYLAVISGAAAFLIYFELLSRFGPTQINLIGYLEPVSATLLSWMFLDKLIDPLTAVGFVSIFAGFALIKRRALGELVGSVRSRVN; translated from the coding sequence ATGAACGGCAGGGTCGCTGCTTGTCTATTTCTCCTCCTCGGGACGCTTTGGGGGAGTTCGTTCGTCGCCATCGAAATCGGGCTGGAGTATTTCCCACCGCTTCACTTCGCCGCGCTTCGGTACTACCTCGCCGGTCTCATCGTCCTCGGATACGCCGCGGTCTCGACCGATTACTGGCGTCCACACACGCGAACCGACTGGACGCTCGTGGGTATCGCTGGCGCGCTCCTGATCGGCGGCCACCACGCCTTTCTCTATCTCGGACAGGAGCACGTCCCGGGTGCCGTCGCGGCTATCGTCATCAGTCTCGGCCCGGTTCTCACCGCGTTGTTCGCGACGGGACTCTTCGGTGACCGCATCTCGGGGCTCGGAATCGTCGGGTTCGTTCTCGGATTCGTCGGGGTCGGCTTCGTCGCCCAACCGGACCCGAACGCGCTCTTTTCCAGCGACGTGGTCGGTGTCGGCATCGTGTTCGTCGCGTCCGCATGTTTCGCCCTCGGTGCCGTCTTGACTCGGCCGTTCTCGTCGAACATTCCCGCCCGGACGCTTCAGGCGTGGGCGATGCTCTTGGGAGCCGCGTTGCTCCATCTCACCGGTGTTGTGACGAACGAGTCGCTCGCGGCTATCGAGTGGACCGGAACCGCCGTCGGGTCGCTCGTCTATCTCGCGGTCATCAGCGGCGCGGCGGCGTTCCTCATCTACTTCGAACTCCTCTCTCGGTTCGGCCCCACGCAGATCAACCTCATCGGCTACCTCGAACCCGTCTCTGCGACACTCCTGAGTTGGATGTTTCTCGACAAACTCATCGACCCGCTCACGGCAGTCGGATTTGTTTCCATCTTCGCCGGATTCGCGCTCATCAAACGGCGGGCACTCGGGGAGTTGGTCGGCTCCGTCCGGTCTCGGGTGAACTGA